The following are from one region of the Arcobacter defluvii genome:
- a CDS encoding diguanylate cyclase, with the protein MSVQISIEDYKFSDLIDIVDFKQLLESFYKATKIPNTLLDSGNKIISQFGLTKACSQFYKTNFESDLLKEFIDGKKPYSFCKNGLMYYSTPIVVENHHLATLILGEFLDKTPNKIFFTQQAEKFNYDKIKYLEAINSIPIIKKEQIESLMNCIVQMAKMLANNALLKFRETKLEDNLNKSTEEKSELKNILDFSPIGIAWSDEDGNIKYLNHQFIKLFGYTIDDIPTVQVWYEKAYPDIKYKKEVIEPWHKEVVISKQTGILVPDLEVTIRCKDGSERRVFVRVSWIGNKRLVNFNDITQHWKSELRNHIHDSMLEMVAKNTSLSDILNTIVKNMEYEDPGSFCSVLLLDKDEKRLILGAAPNLPDFYNKAVNGVKIAEGVGSCGSAAYLKTRVIADDISTHKYWQPYKSLALRAGLASCWSEPIMSSTGKLLGTFAIYHSKPSIPNSSDMERINFAANLASIAIENRNTRLELEHRAYFDYLTDLPNRRYFIEQAELELSRYHRYGGELSLIMFDIDHFKQINDKYGHSIGDLVLQNLAKISRLILRDVDLIGRIGGEEFAIILPQTNISEALNVAKRLQTAILNEKIIVNEEISFNFAASFGITSACKCTNIDDLLIQVDLALYKAKNSGRNQICISNKND; encoded by the coding sequence GTGAGTGTACAAATTAGTATTGAAGATTATAAATTCAGTGATTTAATTGATATTGTTGATTTTAAGCAGTTACTTGAAAGTTTTTATAAAGCGACTAAAATTCCAAATACTCTACTTGATTCAGGTAATAAAATCATTTCTCAATTTGGTTTAACAAAAGCTTGTTCTCAGTTTTATAAAACTAATTTTGAGAGTGATTTATTAAAAGAGTTTATTGATGGAAAAAAACCTTACTCTTTTTGTAAAAATGGACTTATGTATTATTCAACTCCAATAGTTGTAGAAAATCATCATTTAGCAACTCTTATTTTAGGAGAATTTTTAGATAAGACTCCAAATAAGATATTTTTTACACAACAAGCAGAAAAATTTAATTACGATAAAATCAAATATCTTGAAGCAATAAATAGTATTCCTATTATTAAAAAAGAGCAAATAGAGTCTTTAATGAATTGTATTGTTCAAATGGCTAAAATGCTTGCAAATAATGCTTTACTTAAATTTCGAGAAACAAAATTAGAAGATAATTTAAATAAAAGCACAGAAGAAAAAAGTGAGTTAAAAAATATTTTAGATTTCTCTCCAATTGGTATTGCTTGGTCAGATGAAGATGGTAATATAAAATATCTTAACCATCAATTTATAAAACTTTTTGGTTATACGATTGATGATATACCTACTGTTCAAGTTTGGTATGAAAAAGCTTATCCTGATATAAAATATAAAAAAGAGGTAATTGAACCTTGGCATAAAGAAGTTGTTATTTCTAAACAAACGGGAATTTTAGTCCCTGATTTAGAAGTTACAATAAGATGTAAAGATGGAAGTGAACGACGGGTATTTGTAAGAGTGTCATGGATTGGAAATAAAAGACTTGTTAATTTTAATGATATAACTCAACATTGGAAAAGTGAACTAAGAAATCATATACATGACTCCATGTTAGAAATGGTAGCTAAAAATACATCTTTATCAGATATTTTAAATACAATCGTTAAAAATATGGAATATGAAGATCCTGGTTCTTTTTGTAGCGTTTTATTACTTGATAAAGATGAAAAACGTTTGATTTTAGGTGCTGCACCAAATTTACCTGATTTTTATAATAAAGCTGTAAATGGCGTTAAAATTGCAGAAGGAGTTGGTTCTTGTGGTTCTGCTGCTTATCTTAAAACACGTGTAATTGCAGATGATATAAGCACACATAAATATTGGCAACCATATAAAAGTTTAGCTTTACGTGCTGGATTAGCATCTTGTTGGTCTGAACCAATTATGTCTTCAACTGGTAAATTATTAGGTACATTTGCAATTTATCACTCAAAACCTTCAATTCCAAATTCTAGTGATATGGAACGTATTAATTTTGCTGCAAACTTAGCTTCTATTGCAATAGAAAATAGAAATACAAGATTAGAACTTGAGCATAGAGCATATTTTGACTATCTTACAGATTTACCTAATCGAAGATATTTTATAGAACAAGCAGAACTTGAATTATCTCGTTATCATAGATATGGTGGTGAACTCTCTTTGATAATGTTTGATATTGATCATTTTAAACAAATAAATGACAAATATGGGCATAGTATAGGAGATTTAGTTCTTCAGAATTTAGCAAAAATTAGTCGATTGATTTTAAGGGATGTTGATTTAATTGGGCGTATAGGTGGAGAAGAATTTGCTATCATTTTACCTCAAACTAATATTTCAGAAGCTTTAAATGTTGCAAAAAGATTACAAACAGCAATTTTAAATGAAAAAATTATTGTAAATGAAGAAATTTCTTTTAATTTTGCAGCTTCTTTTGGTATTACATCTGCTTGCAAATGTACAAATATAGATGATTTATTGATTCAAGTAGATTTGGCATTGTATAAAGCAAAAAATAGTGGAAGAAATCAAATTTGTATCTCTAATAAAAATGATTAA
- a CDS encoding aldo/keto reductase family protein, producing MKIPNMIYGTAWKKENTTALVFEALKQGFRAVDTACQPRHYREDLVGFGLQKAYDNGVVKREDLFIQTKFTPIDGQDKNNMPYLESDEIEIQVEKSFETSKKNLKTNFIDAYILHSPVYPRSKLQKVWQKMEGFVDAGEVGYLGISNCYDLDVLVYIYNNARIKPSIVQNRFYAQSGYDKEIRAFCNQNEIKYESFWSLTANPDILTSAILQTLSQKYQRGVAEIFYRFLNHINITPLNGTTSTKHMIEDLKIGEFELLDIEIKEIYKLLD from the coding sequence ATGAAAATACCAAATATGATTTATGGAACAGCTTGGAAAAAAGAAAATACAACTGCTTTAGTTTTTGAAGCTTTAAAACAAGGATTTAGAGCTGTTGATACAGCTTGTCAACCAAGACATTATCGAGAAGATTTAGTTGGCTTTGGTTTACAAAAAGCTTATGATAATGGAGTTGTAAAAAGAGAAGATTTATTTATTCAAACAAAATTTACTCCAATTGATGGGCAAGATAAAAATAATATGCCATATTTAGAAAGTGATGAAATAGAAATTCAAGTGGAAAAATCTTTTGAAACTTCTAAAAAAAATCTAAAAACAAATTTTATAGATGCTTATATTTTACATTCACCAGTTTATCCTAGAAGTAAACTTCAAAAAGTTTGGCAAAAAATGGAAGGATTTGTTGATGCTGGTGAAGTAGGGTATTTAGGAATTAGTAATTGTTATGATTTAGATGTTTTAGTTTACATTTATAACAATGCAAGAATAAAACCATCAATAGTGCAAAATCGATTTTATGCTCAAAGTGGATATGACAAAGAAATAAGAGCTTTTTGTAATCAAAATGAAATAAAATACGAGAGTTTTTGGTCTTTAACTGCAAATCCAGATATTTTGACAAGTGCGATTTTACAAACTTTATCACAAAAATATCAACGAGGTGTTGCTGAGATTTTTTATAGATTTTTAAATCATATAAATATAACGCCTTTAAATGGTACAACATCAACAAAACATATGATTGAAGATTTGAAAATTGGTGAGTTTGAATTGTTAGATATAGAAATAAAAGAGATTTATAAATTGTTAGATTAA
- a CDS encoding Crp/Fnr family transcriptional regulator: MIESYYNQLRESCKKYFDFDDGNFERLKNITFLKEIKKGEILLDNYSKAKYIYFICKGILRTYYLGENGEIYTKNLFSENYFSASKVSLLTKEDSYLNIDALEDCTLIFIDYDKYKELIDKYNEFKTFYINYLEKNWVIVKEKNEISLILDDATTRYENFVRNNPNIENRIALHHIANHLGITPTQLSRIRKKLNK, translated from the coding sequence TTGATTTTGATGATGGAAATTTTGAAAGATTAAAAAATATTACTTTTCTAAAAGAGATAAAAAAAGGAGAAATTTTACTTGATAATTATTCTAAAGCAAAATATATCTATTTTATCTGTAAAGGAATTTTACGAACTTATTATTTAGGTGAAAATGGTGAAATTTATACAAAAAATCTTTTTAGTGAAAACTACTTTTCAGCTTCAAAAGTATCACTTCTTACAAAAGAAGATTCATATTTAAATATTGATGCTTTGGAAGATTGCACACTTATTTTTATAGATTATGATAAATACAAAGAGTTGATAGATAAATATAATGAATTTAAAACTTTTTATATAAATTATTTAGAAAAAAATTGGGTAATAGTAAAAGAAAAAAATGAAATATCTTTAATCCTTGATGATGCAACAACTAGATATGAAAATTTTGTAAGAAATAATCCAAATATAGAAAATAGAATCGCTTTACATCATATTGCAAATCATTTAGGTATAACTCCAACTCAGTTGAGCAGAATTAGAAAAAAGTTGAATAAATAA
- the sugE gene encoding quaternary ammonium compound efflux SMR transporter SugE, with amino-acid sequence MSWVTLVIAGIFEIFWAIGLKYTDGFSKLIPSLFTIFAMLISIWLLSISLKTLPLGTAYAVWVGIGTVGTVIAGIILFNDSVNIIRIISILLIILGIIGLKFTTS; translated from the coding sequence ATGAGTTGGGTCACACTTGTTATTGCTGGAATTTTTGAAATATTTTGGGCAATAGGTCTTAAATATACAGATGGTTTTTCAAAATTAATCCCAAGTTTATTTACAATATTTGCAATGCTGATTAGTATTTGGTTATTAAGTATTTCTTTAAAAACTCTTCCTTTAGGAACTGCTTATGCTGTTTGGGTAGGAATAGGAACTGTTGGAACTGTAATAGCTGGAATAATTTTATTTAATGATTCTGTAAATATTATAAGAATTATAAGTATTTTACTTATTATATTAGGTATTATCGGACTTAAATTTACAACTTCTTAA
- a CDS encoding diguanylate cyclase, with amino-acid sequence MGIIKNVFKSKILLIILLFTFVYSQEKVTLQLKWFHQFQFAGYYAAKEKGFYDEVGLDVEIKERDLKFNNIEQVIKGESQYGVADSALFLYKITNEPVVIVAPIFQHSANVLISLKNSGIDSPYDLNNKNISIYANSTDSFTILAMLKKLGIKPNFLPERKSDDYLKLITKQIDLTSAYLSNEPFYFKEKDIDINVIDPIFYGFDFYGDMLFTNKEEAINHPLRVEKFKRATLKGWEYALNHKEEIVQLIYNKYSAKKSIEHLMFEADVIQKMIDIKNVPLGTLDKGRFKYISDLYKDYGLDNKNLNVKDFIFDEFENHLNLTKEELNFIKNKKEITYCIDPNWMPFEKNIESKHIGITADYFKIFQEELSIPFKFVPTTNWSESLSFIENKKCDFLSLLIVSEKRKKFLNFTKPYLQSPLVVVTRNDEIFISNILDIGNKKVGIVKDYAFIEILKEKYPNLNIVEVKDIEDGLNRVKSKELYGFIDTLTTVAYMIQNKYVTQLKISGKFDETLDLSIGTRYDEPLLTNIFNKVINNVSSEDKQMIFNKYTSIKVEEKMDYKQIVLWVLGTIFLFGIILFIFINANLKLTKEIRKREEIEKRLKSFNELIDENIISSSTDLRGYITDVSNAFCRISKYSREELIGKNQNIVRHPDMSSEVYKELWKTISSNKIWEGEIKDRAKDGTDYWIHIKITPKFDEFNNKIGYISIKQDITDKKIIEEISITDGLTNLYNQRYFNDFSQKFINSAKRENHFISFLIIDVDYFKQYNDTYGHLMGDNVLKKVATALKDYSSRSDDYCFRLGGEEFGILFKSKNQEKAFQFAKMILENIENLKIEHKSSIVSKYITVSMGLFSDYSKNIIDIDDIYKKADKMLYLAKETGRNRVINEL; translated from the coding sequence ATGGGAATAATTAAAAATGTTTTTAAATCTAAAATATTATTAATAATTTTATTATTTACATTTGTTTATTCTCAAGAAAAAGTAACTTTACAACTAAAATGGTTTCATCAATTTCAATTTGCTGGATATTATGCTGCAAAAGAAAAAGGTTTTTATGATGAAGTTGGTTTAGATGTTGAGATAAAAGAAAGAGATTTAAAATTTAATAATATAGAACAAGTAATAAAAGGTGAATCTCAATATGGAGTTGCAGATTCTGCTTTATTCTTGTATAAGATTACAAATGAACCAGTTGTTATAGTTGCTCCTATTTTTCAACACTCTGCAAATGTACTAATTTCATTGAAAAATAGTGGAATAGATTCTCCTTATGATTTAAATAATAAAAATATTTCAATTTATGCAAATAGCACAGATAGTTTTACAATATTAGCAATGTTAAAAAAATTAGGAATTAAACCAAACTTTTTACCAGAAAGAAAGAGTGATGATTATTTAAAATTAATAACAAAACAGATAGATTTAACTTCTGCATATTTAAGTAATGAGCCTTTTTATTTCAAAGAAAAAGATATAGATATAAATGTCATAGATCCTATTTTTTATGGATTTGATTTTTATGGAGATATGCTATTTACAAATAAAGAAGAAGCTATAAATCATCCTTTAAGAGTTGAAAAGTTCAAAAGAGCAACATTAAAAGGTTGGGAATATGCCCTAAATCATAAAGAAGAAATAGTTCAACTAATTTATAATAAATATAGTGCTAAAAAATCTATTGAGCATCTTATGTTTGAAGCAGATGTTATTCAAAAAATGATTGATATAAAAAATGTTCCTTTAGGTACGCTTGATAAAGGACGTTTTAAATATATCTCTGATTTATATAAAGATTATGGATTAGATAATAAAAACTTAAATGTAAAAGATTTTATTTTTGATGAGTTTGAAAATCATCTTAATTTAACAAAAGAAGAGTTGAATTTTATAAAAAATAAAAAAGAGATTACTTATTGTATTGACCCAAATTGGATGCCTTTTGAAAAAAATATTGAATCAAAACATATTGGAATTACAGCAGATTATTTTAAAATTTTTCAAGAAGAGTTGAGCATTCCTTTTAAATTTGTACCAACAACAAATTGGAGTGAGTCTTTATCTTTTATTGAAAATAAAAAATGTGATTTTTTATCTTTACTTATTGTCTCTGAAAAACGTAAAAAATTTTTAAATTTTACAAAACCTTATTTACAATCACCTTTAGTTGTTGTAACTAGAAATGATGAGATTTTTATCTCTAATATTTTGGATATTGGAAATAAAAAAGTTGGAATTGTAAAGGATTATGCTTTTATTGAGATTTTAAAAGAGAAATATCCAAATCTTAATATTGTTGAAGTAAAAGATATAGAAGATGGATTAAATAGAGTTAAATCAAAAGAGTTATACGGTTTTATAGATACTTTGACTACAGTTGCTTATATGATACAAAATAAATATGTAACACAATTAAAAATTAGTGGAAAATTTGATGAAACCTTAGATTTATCTATTGGAACAAGATATGATGAACCTTTATTAACTAATATTTTTAATAAAGTGATAAATAACGTTTCTAGTGAAGATAAACAAATGATTTTTAATAAATATACTTCAATTAAAGTTGAAGAAAAGATGGATTATAAACAGATTGTTTTATGGGTTTTAGGAACAATTTTTTTATTTGGAATAATTCTATTTATTTTTATAAATGCAAATTTAAAACTTACAAAAGAGATAAGAAAAAGAGAAGAAATTGAAAAAAGACTAAAAAGTTTCAATGAGTTAATTGATGAAAATATTATCTCTTCTTCAACCGATTTAAGAGGATACATAACTGATGTTTCAAATGCTTTTTGTCGTATTAGTAAATATTCAAGAGAGGAATTGATAGGTAAAAATCAAAATATTGTAAGACATCCAGATATGAGTAGTGAAGTTTATAAAGAGTTATGGAAAACAATAAGTTCAAATAAGATATGGGAAGGAGAGATAAAAGATAGAGCAAAAGATGGAACAGATTATTGGATACATATAAAAATAACTCCAAAATTTGATGAATTTAATAATAAAATTGGCTATATATCTATAAAACAAGATATTACAGATAAAAAAATTATTGAAGAAATATCAATTACAGATGGATTAACTAATCTTTATAATCAACGATACTTTAATGATTTTTCTCAAAAATTTATAAATAGTGCAAAACGAGAAAATCATTTTATTTCTTTTTTAATAATAGATGTTGATTACTTTAAACAATATAATGATACTTATGGACATTTGATGGGTGATAATGTTTTGAAAAAAGTTGCAACAGCTTTAAAAGATTATAGTTCAAGATCTGATGATTATTGTTTTAGATTAGGTGGTGAAGAGTTTGGAATATTATTTAAGTCAAAAAATCAAGAAAAGGCTTTTCAATTCGCCAAAATGATTCTAGAAAATATTGAAAATCTAAAAATAGAACATAAAAGTAGCATTGTTAGTAAATATATAACTGTATCAATGGGCTTATTTAGTGATTATTCAAAAAATATTATAGATATTGATGATATTTATAAAAAAGCTGATAAAATGCTCTATCTTGCAAAAGAAACTGGTAGAAATAGGGTGATAAATGAGCTCTAG
- a CDS encoding LysR substrate-binding domain-containing protein — translation MTLKELNFFYKLSENPQVTQVASELNISQSAISLAIKSLESSLDEQLFDRIGKKLILNEKGKYFKEKTLSHYLALIDATTIFQENKLAGNIKIAASKTISNYIMPNVYYDFLSKYKDVKLDILTINSSKIIENILKSQLDIGLIEVDTQNSSLIKEKLGNDELIVVTSDKNYKKEAFIDTIEKKWILREIGSGTREIFIHKIGEIAKELNIFMQLQDFEEIKTIVLNNPDTVTAISKVIVQKELEEKKLFEIKLKNLELKREFYLIYHKEKSKNLLFETFISFIKEQFRNQI, via the coding sequence ATGACATTAAAAGAGTTAAATTTTTTTTATAAATTAAGTGAAAATCCTCAAGTTACACAAGTTGCAAGTGAATTAAATATAAGTCAATCAGCAATCTCTTTAGCTATAAAATCACTTGAAAGTAGCCTAGATGAACAACTTTTTGATAGAATTGGTAAAAAGCTGATATTAAACGAAAAAGGAAAATATTTTAAAGAAAAAACTCTTTCTCATTATCTAGCACTTATTGATGCAACAACTATTTTTCAAGAAAATAAGCTAGCTGGAAATATAAAAATAGCTGCAAGTAAAACTATTTCAAACTATATTATGCCAAATGTCTATTATGATTTTTTATCAAAATATAAAGATGTAAAACTAGATATATTGACAATAAACTCAAGTAAAATCATAGAAAATATTTTAAAATCCCAACTTGATATTGGACTTATTGAAGTAGATACACAAAATAGTAGCTTAATAAAAGAAAAATTAGGAAATGATGAATTAATAGTTGTTACAAGTGATAAAAACTACAAAAAAGAAGCTTTTATTGATACAATTGAGAAAAAATGGATTTTAAGGGAAATTGGAAGTGGAACAAGAGAAATATTTATACATAAAATTGGTGAAATTGCAAAAGAATTAAACATTTTTATGCAACTTCAAGATTTTGAAGAGATAAAAACAATTGTTTTAAATAATCCTGATACAGTAACAGCAATTTCAAAAGTAATTGTTCAAAAAGAGTTAGAAGAAAAAAAACTCTTCGAAATAAAACTAAAAAATTTAGAGTTAAAAAGAGAGTTTTATTTGATTTATCATAAAGAAAAATCTAAAAATCTACTCTTTGAAACTTTTATATCTTTTATAAAAGAACAATTTAGAAATCAAATTTAA
- a CDS encoding helix-turn-helix transcriptional regulator, with product MSSRFYFKTKIEKEFQITDLAFRNKFKDTFGITPKKWQNKKRLEKAKLLLETTNYNVTEVCQTCGFDNISWFIQSFKKEYKITPKQIKNNKN from the coding sequence ATGAGCTCTAGATTCTATTTTAAAACAAAAATTGAAAAAGAGTTTCAAATTACAGATTTGGCTTTTAGAAATAAATTTAAAGATACTTTTGGAATAACTCCAAAAAAATGGCAAAATAAAAAAAGACTTGAAAAAGCGAAATTATTACTTGAAACAACAAATTATAATGTTACAGAAGTGTGTCAGACTTGCGGATTTGATAATATCTCTTGGTTTATACAGAGCTTTAAAAAAGAGTATAAAATCACTCCAAAACAGATAAAAAACAACAAAAATTGA
- a CDS encoding DMT family transporter, which yields MEEKLKAHLYVLFATFLIAGSFIASAKLSGVIDSISLTLYRFVLAAIILAPIVLIKKEYRKKIISTFPRAMIIGLFYSLYFIGMFKALETTTALNTGTLYTLVPLMTAILCIFFFKEKMNLKQLFIYFIGIIGTCIVVFKADIELFLGFSLNEGDIIFLLASTSMALYSIFLKLLHKKGDILLVLVFTTLIGGCFWMFLTMQVLNIPFGWEKIKGDLFYWMAYLVIGTTIVTLYLYQKSSIILGPKKLMAYVYLSPAMVAILSFIIEKQTINSNVFIGIIISTFATMILLKQK from the coding sequence TTGGAAGAGAAATTAAAAGCACATTTATATGTGTTATTTGCAACATTTTTAATAGCTGGATCTTTTATTGCATCTGCTAAACTTTCAGGCGTTATAGATTCTATTTCTTTGACTTTATATAGATTTGTTTTAGCAGCTATTATTTTAGCTCCAATTGTTTTGATAAAAAAAGAGTATAGAAAAAAGATTATTTCAACTTTTCCAAGAGCTATGATTATAGGATTATTTTATTCTTTATATTTTATTGGAATGTTCAAAGCTTTGGAGACAACAACAGCTTTAAATACAGGAACTTTATATACCTTAGTTCCTTTAATGACCGCGATTTTATGTATATTCTTTTTTAAAGAAAAAATGAATTTAAAACAACTTTTTATATATTTTATAGGAATTATTGGTACTTGTATAGTTGTATTTAAAGCTGATATTGAATTGTTTTTAGGTTTTTCTTTAAATGAAGGAGATATTATATTTTTACTTGCTTCAACTTCTATGGCTTTGTATTCGATATTTTTGAAACTTTTACATAAAAAAGGAGATATTCTTTTAGTGTTAGTTTTTACAACACTAATTGGTGGATGTTTTTGGATGTTTCTTACTATGCAGGTTTTAAATATACCTTTTGGTTGGGAAAAAATAAAAGGTGATTTGTTTTATTGGATGGCTTATTTAGTTATTGGAACAACAATTGTAACTCTATATTTATATCAAAAAAGTTCTATTATTTTAGGTCCAAAAAAACTGATGGCTTATGTATATCTAAGTCCTGCAATGGTTGCTATTTTATCTTTTATAATAGAAAAACAGACTATAAATTCTAATGTTTTTATAGGGATTATCATATCAACATTTGCTACAATGATTCTATTAAAACAGAAGTGA
- a CDS encoding YbhB/YbcL family Raf kinase inhibitor-like protein, producing MKKIALSIFFSVSMIFAQNFTLSSSDLQGQLTSKQVFNGFGCTGENISPELSWKDAPKGTKSFAITAYDPDAPTGSGWWHWIVFDISKDKFTLPTGFGNSESKNAIQSITDYGKSGFGGACPPVGDKAHRYVFTVHALDIETLGLDKNANPALVGFYLNSHTLAKASLISYYGR from the coding sequence ATGAAAAAAATAGCATTATCAATATTTTTTAGTGTAAGTATGATTTTTGCACAAAATTTTACATTAAGTAGTTCTGATTTACAAGGACAATTAACATCAAAACAAGTATTTAATGGTTTTGGATGTACAGGAGAAAATATATCTCCTGAACTTTCATGGAAAGATGCTCCAAAGGGTACAAAATCTTTTGCAATTACTGCTTATGATCCTGATGCACCAACTGGTTCTGGATGGTGGCATTGGATAGTTTTTGATATATCAAAAGATAAATTTACATTACCAACTGGTTTTGGAAATAGTGAATCAAAAAATGCAATCCAAAGTATAACTGATTATGGTAAAAGTGGTTTTGGTGGTGCTTGTCCTCCTGTTGGAGATAAAGCACATAGATATGTATTTACTGTACATGCACTTGATATAGAAACTTTAGGATTAGATAAAAATGCAAATCCTGCACTTGTGGGATTTTATCTAAATTCTCATACGCTTGCTAAAGCTTCTTTAATTTCATATTATGGAAGATAA